The following are encoded together in the Echeneis naucrates chromosome 9, fEcheNa1.1, whole genome shotgun sequence genome:
- the LOC115048726 gene encoding cGMP-dependent protein kinase 1-like encodes MRTVISEPFSLDPVTLAMVSQRSCDKSHESQRLIQAAFLKNELLKNHSDGEITAIIACMYPTTINQGSYVIQEGTSGTQAYVLEEGWLEVTVKGQKLLTVEPEDMFGELALLYHCTNTYSVSAQTDSKLWVIDSKSYQAILMQRGLSRLSHSMELLSSVPVLQSLPEDAIMKMSDLVEQTHYSEGDYIIRQGTTGDTCYIISKGQVIVTENNPGHKEIVLSKLTERHWFGEKALWGEDIRTMNVVAAGAVTCLVINGQTFKDIVDGFVFDRSHEQQNQEIQSDKDCAVLQSSTLSDFHIICTLAAGEFGHIDLVQLKNNVKCLFAMRVLKKKLILDHGQREHVQREGRILMETHCPFIVRLYKTFVDPECLYILTEACLGGDLCSLLKDNGYLDECSTRFYTACVVEALTFLHCRGVVYRDVKPENVVLDEHGYAKLIGSRCLKKVDVGKKTWTFCGTVGYMSPEIILKKGHSISTDVWSLGIFVFELLSGGLPFCGSDQLRILTASICGIDQIDFPKNISKIASSLIKKLCRSNPSERLGSLRNGAKDIQKHKWFEGFNWDRLCKRTLNPPVIPKVKPPLDGSACGHYTEDSVELCTNWDEF; translated from the exons ATGAGGACAGTGATTTCTGAGCCTTTCAGCCTGGACCCAGTAACTCTTGCCATGGTTTCACAAAGAAGCTGTGACAAAAGCCACGA GTCTCAGAGGCTAATTCAGGcagcatttttgaaaaatgaattattgaagAACCACAGCGACGGAGAAATCACAGCCATCATAGCCTGCATGTATCCCACCACCATTAATCAAGGCAGTTATGTCATTCAGGAGGGGACGAGTGGGACACAGGCTTATGTTCTAGAAG AGGGGTGGCTGGAGGTGACAGTAAAGGGACAGAAGCTGCTCACAGTAGAGCCAGAAGACATGTTTGGAGAGCTGGCTCTCCTCTACCACTGTACCAACACCTACTCCGTCTCAG CACAAACGGACAGCAAGCTGTGGGTTATTGACAGCAAGAGCTACCAGGCCATACTTATGCAAAGAGGTCTAAGCAGACTCTCTCATTCAATGGAGCTTCTTAGCAG TGTTCCTGTCCTACAGTCTTTGCCAGAGGATGCCATCATGAAAATGTCTGATCTTGTGGAGCAG ACACACTACAGTGAAGGGGACTACATAATTCGACAAGGGACCACAGGAGACACCTGCTATATCATTAGCAAAGGCCAG GTAATAGTGACAGAAAATAATCCAGGGCACAAAGAGATAGTTCTCTCCAAGCTCACCGAGAGACACTGGTTTGGAGAAAAAGCTCTGTGGGG AGAGGACATTCGGACTATGAATGTAGTTGCTGCTGGTGCAGTTACATGTTTAGTTATTAACGGACA GACATTTAAAGACATTGTTGACGGCTTTGTCTTTGACCGCAGTCATGAGCAGCAAAACCAAGAAATCCA GTCTGACAAGGATTGTGCTGTCCTCCAATCTTCAACCTTAAGTGATTTCCACATTATTTGCACTCTGGCAGCAGGGGAGTTTGGTCACATAGACCTT GTACAACTAAAGAACAACGTCAAATGTCTCTTTGCCATGAGGGTCCTCAAGAAGAAGTTGATCCTTGACCATGGTCAACGAGAGCATGTCCAAAGAGAGGGGCGCATCTTAATGGAGACTCATTGTCCATTCATAGTCAG GTTATACAAAACCTTTGTAGACCCTGAGTGCCTGTACATTTTGACAGAGGCTTGTCTTGGTGGAGATTTGTGCAGTCTTCTTAAAGATAA TGGATATTTGGACGAATGCAGCACCAGATTTTACACTGCATGTGTTGTTGAGGCATTGACCTTCCTTCACTGTCGAGGTGTCGTGTATAGAGATGTCAAGCCTGAAAACGTTGTCCTGGATGAGCACGGCTATGCCAAACTG ATTGGCTCCAGATGTCTAAAGAAGGTTGACGTAGGAAAGAAAACCTGGACATTCTGCGGTACGGTGGGGTATATGTCACCTGAGATCATCTTAAAGAAAGGCCACAGTATTTCTACAGATGTCTGGTCACTgggcatttttgtgtttgaactgCTGAGTGGTGG GCTCCCATTCTGCGGCTCTGACCAACTGAGGATCCTTACTGCATCCATTTGTGGCATCGATCAGATCGACTTCCCgaaaaacatcagcaaaatTGCCTCCAGTCTCATAAAGAAACTTTGCAG GAGCAATCCCTCAGAGAGACTGGGCAGCCTGAGAAATGGGGCCAAGGACATTCAGAAGCACAA ATGGTTTGAAGGATTCAACTGGGACAGACTTTGTAAAAGAACATTAAACCCACCAGTAATTCCCAAA GTGAAGCCACCATTGGACGGCAGTGCATGTGGTCATTACACTGAGGACTCAGTGGAGCTGTGTACTAACTGGGATGAATTCTGA
- the ubl4a gene encoding ubiquitin-like protein 4A, translated as MILTVKPLQGKECSVQVTEDEKVSTVKELVSERLNIPANQQRLLYKGKALADEHRLSDYSIGPEAKLNLVIRPLGERTGASGTAGSSSSSSSTHGGVWQTVSTILARHFSPADAAKVHEQLIKDYERSLRQLSLDDIERLAGRLLHPDGEGMDTSYMD; from the exons ATGATCCTCACCGTGAAACCGCTCCAAGGAAAAGAGTGCAGCGTCCAG GTGACTGAAGATGAAAAAGTCTCCACAGTGAAAGAGCTTGTGTCTGAACGACTCAACATACCAGCAAACCAGCAGCGGTTGCTCTATAAAGGGAAAGCGCTTGCAG ATGAGCACAGACTTAGTGACTACTCCATTGGGCCAGAGGCTAAATTGAATCTAGTAATCCGTCCATTGGGGGAGAGGACTGGAGCTTCAGGAACAGCtggtagcagcagcagcagcagcagcacacatggAGGAGTGTGGCAAACTGTTTCCACCATACTTGCAAGACACTTTAGTCCTGCAGATGCAGCAAAAGTCCACGAACAGCTTATTAAG gacTATGAACGTTCACTTCGACAACTAAGTCTTGACGACATTGAGCGCTTAGCAGGAAGACTCCTTCACCCGGACGGGGAGGGCATGGACACCTCCTACATGGACTAA
- the acsl2 gene encoding long-chain-fatty-acid--CoA ligase 1 — protein MHFQEWLRSLRTSAGLKGSESEDLWSLLPSLPLSSFSLSSLSLSPSSLLGLGALASLTAYWLVTRPRPMRPPCDLQAQSVAVNGDPSCRRSALLKDDSLLEFYYDDTKTAYDMFQRGLRISGSGPCLGFRKPGQPYQWISYAEVAEQAQVLGSGLLAKGCQPNPQQFVGIFAQNRPEWIISELACYTYSMAVVPLYDTLGLEAMVHILNLAEISLVICDREEKAASLLENKEKGVTPKLSCLVLFNDFSEAFVERAKSSEVEVLKLEQLMDLGRQNLKDPVPPQPQDLAVVCFTSGTTGKPKGAMITHGNIASNTSSVIKILEGSFVIQQEDVSISYLPLAHMFERMIQVSMFCHGARVGFYQGDISLLMDDIKTLKPTFFPVVPRLLNRIYDKILGSVTSPLRRALLHYAVRRKQAELSSGVVRNNSLWDKLVFNRIQASLGGNLRFALTASAPISPTVLSFLRATLGCLIFEGYGQTECTAGCTFSMPGDWSAGHVGAPLPCAMVKLVDIPDMKYYANNGEGEICIRGPSVFRGYLRDPERTAEALDSDGWLHSGDVGQWLPNGTLRIIDRKKHIFKLSQGEYIAPEKIENVLMRCVPVLQVFVHGDSLQSYLIGIVVPDPEVFVDWAKEQGFVGSYEELCQNPDVKKAVLEDMKAVGKEAGLKSFEQVKDLYLHPETFSVANGLLTPTLKSRRADIRRAFQEQISSMYSKTGI, from the exons ATGCATTTCCAGGAGTGGTTACGGTCACTTCGCACCAGCGCGGGTCTCAAAGGGTCTGAATCTGAGGACTTGTGGAGTCTTCTGCCGTCTCTGCCTCtgtcctccttctccctgtcctccctgtctctgtcgCCGTCCTCTCTGCTGGGTTTAGGAGCCTTGGCCTCCCTCACTGCGTACTGGCTGGTGACCCGTCCTCGACCCATGCGTCCTCCCTGCGATCTACAAGCCCAGTCTGTGGCCGTAAAT GGAGATCCCAGCTGCAGGCGATCAGCTCTTCTCAAAGATGACTCACTGCTGGAGTTTTACTATGATGACACCAAGACAGCCTACGACATGTTCCAGAGAGGCCTGAGGATCTCAG GAAGTGGTCCATGTCTTGGCTTCAGGAAGCCGGGCCAGCCTTATCAGTGGATCTCCTATGCCGAG GTAGCGGAGCAGGCCCAGGTGCTGGGCTCTGGGCTCTTGGCTAAAGGCTGCCAGCCGAATCCACAGCAGTTTGTTGGGATATTTGCACAAAACAGACCAGAG TGGATCATCTCAGAGCTGGCATGCTACACTTACTCCATGGCAGTGGTGCCTCTGTATGACACTCTGGGGCTGGAGGCCATGGTCCACATACTCAACCTGG CGGAGATCTCGCTGGTGATCTGTGACCGCGAGGAGAAGGCAGCGTCTCTGTTGGAGAACAAGGAGAAAGGCGTGACTCCCAAGCTGTCCTGCCTGGTCCTCTTCAATGACTTCAGCGAGGCCTTTGTAGAGAGGGCGAAGAGCAGCGAGGTGGAGGTTCTGAAACTGGAGCAGCTCATG GACCTGGGAAGGCAGAACCTCAAAGATCCTGTG CCGCCCCAGCCCCAGGATCTGGCCGTGGTTTGCTTCACAAGTGGAACCACAG GGAAGCCCAAGGGAGCCATGATCACCCACGGCAACATCGCCTCCAACACTTCCTCTGTCATTAAGATCCTGGAG GGTTCATTTGTGATCCAGCAAGAGGATGTGTCGATCTCGTACCTGCCACTTGCCCACATGTTTGAGAGGATGATTCAG GTCTCCATGTTCTGCCACGGGGCCAGAGTAGGATTCTACCAAGGGGACATTTCTCTTCTCATGGACGACATAAAAACTCTAAAACCCACCTTCTTTCCTGTTGTGCCTCGATTGCTCAACCGCATTTACGACAAG ATCCTGGGCTCTGTGACATCTCCGTTGCGACGGGCTTTACTTCACTATGCTGTGAGGAGAAAGCAGGCAGAGCTCAGTAGTGGGGTTGTGCGCAACAACAGCCTGTGGGACAAACTGGTGTTCAACAGGATTCAG GCCAGTTTAGGAGGCAATCTGCGGTTTGCTCTGACGGCTTCGGCACCCATCTCCCCCACAGTGCTGTCCTTCCTTCGAGCCACTCTGGGCTGTCTGATATTTGAGGGGTATGGTCAGACGGAGTGCACTGCGGGCTGCACCTTCTCCATGCCGGGCGACTGGAGCGCAG GTCACGTTGGCGCTCCTTTACCCTGTGCCATGGTGAAGCTGGTCGACATTCCTGACATGAAATACTATGCTAACAacggagagggagag ATCTGCATCCGTGGCCCCAGTGTGTTCAGAGGCTACTTGAGGGACCCAGAAAGGACGGCTGAGGCCCTGGACAGCGATGGCTGGCTGCACAGTGGGGATGTTGGCCAGTGGCTTCCA AATGGGACACTACGCATCATTGACAGGAAGAAGCACATCTTCAAGTTGTCCCAGGGAGAGTACATTGCCCCGGAAAAGATCGAAAATGTCCTCATGCGTTGTGTTCCTGTGCTCCAGGTGTTTGTGCATGGAGATAGCTTACAG TCTTACCTCATAGGCATAGTTGTGCCTGACCCTGAGGTGTTCGTGGACTGGGCTAAAGAACAAGGCTTTGTGGGGTCTTACGAGGAGCTGTGCCAGAATCCA GATGTAAAGAAAGCAGTATTAGAGGACATGAAAGCCGTGGGGAAGGAGGCGGGCTTGAAATCCTTTGAACAA GTCAAGGACCTTTACTTGCATCCAGAGACGTTCAGTGTCGCCAACGGCCTCCTCACACCCACCCTGAAGAGCAGGCGCGCCGACATCCGCAGAGCCTTTCAGGAACAGATATCAAGCATGTACAGCAAAACAGGCATTTAA
- the LOC115048644 gene encoding dynamin-1-like protein, whose amino-acid sequence METLIPTINRLQEVFLTVGAEIIQLPQIVVVGSQSSGKSSVLESLVGRDFLPRGSGIVTRRPLVLQLVNVAPLQERLKNENGVKAEEWGTFLHCKNQIFTDFQEIRREIEAETERGSGDNKGISSEPMYLKIFSPKVLNLTLVDLPGITKVPVGDQPEDIEAQVQEMILSFISNPNSLILAVSPANSDLATSDALKLAREVDPDGRRTLLVVSKLDLMDAGTDALEVLLGRVIPVRLGIIGVVNRSQHDINTKKSLDDSMKDELSFLQRHYPSLASRAGSHYLAKTLSRLLMHHIRDCLPDLKTRVTVLSAQYQARLNSYGQPVEDHSATLLQIVTKFASDYCNTIEGTARHIQTSELCGGARICYIFHETFGRTLQSIDPLGGLTELDILTAIRNATGPRPALFVPEVSFELLVKRQIKRLEEPSLRCVELVHEELQRIIQHCSSFSTQELLRFPKLHDSIVEVVTGLLRKRLPITNEMVHSLIAIELAYINTKHPDFTDAAQVSASVNSQQAEAFDAGKRWKNEKVAEEKAPPAGFGSPSKGQAINLLDTAVPASRKLSAREQRDCEVIQRLIKCYFLIVRKSIQDSVPKTVMHFLVNFVKEHLQSELVGQLYKQPLLQELLIESQDTAQQRTEVAQMLEALKKASNIISEIRETHLW is encoded by the exons ATGGAGACTCTGATTCCCACTATCAATCGGCTGCAGGAGGTCTTCCTCACAGTGGGTGCAGAGATCATACAGCTGCCTCAGATAGTTGTGGTTGGATCTCAG AGCAGTGGAAAGAGCTCAGTCTTAGAGAGCCTGGTTGGACGGGATTTCTTACCTCGGGGATCGGGAATAGTCACAAGACGACCCCTGGTGTTGCAGCTTGTAAATGTTGCCCCTCTGCAGGAGAGACTGAAAAATGAGAATG GTGTCAAAGCTGAAGAATGGGGTACATTCCTACACTGCAAGAACCAG ATCTTCACAGATTTTCAGGAAATACGTAGGGAAATTGAAGCAGAGACTGAACGCGGTTCAGGCGACAACAAG GGGATCAGTTCAGAGCCCATGTATTTGAAGATTTTCTCCCCCAAAGTCTTAAATCTCACTTTGGTTGATTTGCCTGGAATTACTAAG GTTCCAGTTGGGGATCAGCCAGAGGACATTGAGGCTCAAGTGCAAGAGATGATCTTGTCCTTCATCTCTAATCCAAACTCCCTCATCCTTGCAGTGTCCCCTGCCAATTCTGACTTGGCCACCTCTGATGCACTGAAATTGGCTCGTGAGGTTGATCCAGATG GTCGTCGAACACTGCTAGTGGTCAGCAAACTAGATCTGATGGACGCAGGAACTGATGCCTTGGAAGTCCTCCTTGGCCGAGTCATCCCTGTCAGGCTTGGCATTATTGGGGTGGTTAACAG GAGTCAGCATGACATCAATACCAAGAAGAGCCTGGACGACTCGATGAAGGATGAGCTATCCTTCCTGCAGCGGCACTACCCCTCGCTCGCCTCCCGCGCTGGCTCGCACTATCTGGCCAAAACTCTCAGCAGACTTCTCATGCACCACATTCGGGATTGCCTGCCAGATCTCAAAACCAGGGTGACCGTGTTGAGTGCCCAGTACCAGGCAAGGCTCAACAGCTATGGGCAGCCGGTAGAAGACCACAGTGCAACCTTGCTGCAAATTGTCACCAAGTTCGCCAGTGATTACTGTAATACCATCGAGGGGACAGCCAGGCACATCCAAACTTCAGAGCT ctgtGGGGGTGCTCGGATCTGTTACATATTCCATGAGACCTTTGGACGCACTTTGCAATCTATCGACCCCCTTGGGGGACTGACTGAGCTCGATATCCTCACTGCCATCCGCAATGCTACG GGTCCAAGGCCAGCACTTTTTGTGCCTGAGGTGTCCTTTGAATTGCTGGTGAAGCGGCAAATTAAGCGGCTAGAGGAACCCAGCCTTCGATGTGTAGAACTTGTTCATGAAGAGCTGCAGAGGATCATCCAGCACTGCTCCTCCTTTAGCACACAG GAGCTTCTTCGATTTCCTAAACTGCATGACTCGATTGTGGAAGTTGTGACTGGATTACTGAGGAAGCGGTTGCCAATAACTAATGAAATG GTACACAGTTTGATAGCGATAGAGCTTGCCTACATCAACACAAAGCATCCAGACTTCACAGATGCTGCACAGGTCTCAGCATCTGTCAACAGTCAGCAA gCAGAGGCCTTTGATGCAGGGAAGCGCTGGAAGAATGAGAAGGTTGCGGAAGAAAAAGCCCCGCCTGCAGGCTTTGGCAGCCCCAGTAAAGGCCAGGCCATTAACCTCCTCGACACA GCAGTACCCGCATCCCGCAAGCTGAGTGCAAGAGAACAGAGGGACTGTGAGGTCATCCAGCGCCTCATCAAGTGCTACTTCCTCATTGTCCGTAAAAGCATCCAAGACAG TGTGCCCAAGACTGTGATGCACTTCCTGGTAAACTTTGTGAAAGAGCATCTGCAAAGTGAGCTGGTGGGCCAGCTTTATAAACAGCcactgctgcaggagctgctcATTGAGTCACAGGACACAGCACAGCAGCGAACTGAAGTTGCTCAAATGCTCGAG GCACTCAAAAAAGCCAGTAACATTATTTCTGAGATCCGGGAGACTCATCTGTGGTAG